Genomic segment of Aulosira sp. FACHB-615:
GTGGGGATTGGGTGTATGGGTGAAAGGGTATGGGGTGTAAGGGTTTTGAATACTTACACCCTTACACCCTCATACCCCTGCACCCTGTTCTAAAACCTTATTTTTTCGTTTTTTTGCGTAAGTCCTAATAAATAAATTATTAAACATGAGTAAGATTTGGGGGAGAATCCCCAAAGCCCCCGATTGGGTGACGGTTGTGTCCCTCAAACCCTCTCCAAAATCATTTTTTCATTTGTTGGTTTTATTGTAATTTAGTTTTCTTATCTGAACCGTATTGTGCTATCTATATCTAGCTTGAGAGATAAGAAAAGTAGAAAAATTATTGTGCAATATTTCTACTTTTTTAATTACCTTTTAACCCAAAAATTAATATACCTGAACTTGGGCTAAACCATAGGGAACTTCTCTTGATAAACCGATATGCCCACCAGAAATATCGTAGTAAACAAAGCTTCGATTCGGAAAGGCATTGGCAAAATCTATATTCCTAAAAGCAATATTGAGATTAGTTCCAGGAGGTACTGGTTGAGAGAAATCAATTCTAATGATTCTTTCATCTTGTCTAGAAATGTTAGCCTCAACGCGCCGACCAGATTGATCAGTAACGTCAATATCGTTACTAACTTTGAGAGCATCAGAAGGTCTAACTATCAGGTAAGATAAAGGCTGCATACCTGTATAGACAGTAATTGTGTGAGTACTATCGTAACCGCTTGTACTGCTAATTCGCGGAGCATTGCTATTGTAAGACATATCTTGTCTTTGGGCTTGCGCCGGGAGACAAGTAGCTGCGATCGCAACACTCAAGCCAGACAATAAAATCCATTTTTTCATAACCAACCTCCAAATGATTGAATAGAATAGCCAACAGAAAATCTATACTTAATTTGCGATTAAGTATTTTATGGATTTACGAGATATTTAATTAGACTTGCCTAAAGTTTCTATCGACAGAAAAGTAATCTTGTCTAATTAGTTTTTAGATTAAAAATATTTAAAAAAATTTGCTTCTCACTGAGGAGATATTATCGTTATCATTCTGAGGTTTGAACTGTCAATTAAATAATCAGAAAAGAAGGTAAGAGAAAAAACAATTTCAAATAATACTATTAGCGGATGAAAAAACCTATTTTTATTTATATGTGAACTAGTAATGAAGTTGAATGAAAATACTGCGATGCTAGGTTTTTGGCGGTATTTCATTAATGAGTTAGCTAAGGCGATCGCACTTTCTCCTCCAGCATCCGTG
This window contains:
- a CDS encoding DUF2808 domain-containing protein, producing MKKWILLSGLSVAIAATCLPAQAQRQDMSYNSNAPRISSTSGYDSTHTITVYTGMQPLSYLIVRPSDALKVSNDIDVTDQSGRRVEANISRQDERIIRIDFSQPVPPGTNLNIAFRNIDFANAFPNRSFVYYDISGGHIGLSREVPYGLAQVQVY